A section of the Leptospira kobayashii genome encodes:
- a CDS encoding methyl-accepting chemotaxis protein: protein MKKHSLKFILIVWSFAILSLLTILIGGTAFYLASLQIKDHYQDQMKTVVNIVGLDFNQFLQSHEKIAKTMARDERAIQSVLSGKPIASPYFKEMMDRFGVYENIFVFGLSEKSLVVADGVEGKTIGYGKRKDEREDLNRFLESVRNSDISIGKAKKSPITGSTVAVLTTPVMEKGKKIGILCLALSLDSISDLLVANARLGKEGYISIVENDGRVIAHINKNLILNLDISKQSFGAGLLSMREGEIMDFVFGGQKRFATLKRLEKWKLSVAAIQPLHEITNSLNKLVLGIIIISLLTASVSAYVLYRVLNNRLRPLESVSKVFRTMSEGDLRCNLNSSYQDEIGMISGDMNSFIQNLSKSIKNVQQISLDLSSSANQLTTSSLSFATVAQSTAASSEEMSATTEEMSAAMDQISEKVERQYRNIREFHSKIKSLSQGSRQIGKEIQNTLKKSNMISEKVKTGEESLNSMGTVFGTILKSSEQMTGIIKIINEIADQTQLLSLNASIEAARAGDAGRGFAIVADEISKLSEKTTSSIKSISGIIGGNRSGLSNGIDGIQITLTTLREIIQTVEEVAVVMEELFQITKTQDHLSSEVDLESDRIGEESEAVKLAIEEQKRAVREITNVISKLNDETLGTASSSEEVSATSVSLSNNAEILKRITDKFQVA from the coding sequence ATGAAAAAACACAGTCTTAAGTTCATTTTGATTGTTTGGAGTTTCGCTATTTTGAGTTTGCTAACAATACTCATTGGCGGTACTGCTTTTTATCTTGCAAGCCTTCAGATCAAAGACCATTACCAGGATCAGATGAAAACGGTAGTTAATATCGTGGGATTGGATTTTAATCAATTCCTACAATCTCATGAAAAAATAGCCAAGACAATGGCAAGAGACGAAAGAGCGATTCAATCCGTTCTTTCGGGAAAGCCTATCGCAAGTCCTTACTTTAAAGAGATGATGGACCGGTTCGGAGTGTACGAAAATATTTTTGTTTTCGGTCTTTCGGAAAAATCCCTGGTTGTGGCGGATGGGGTGGAAGGAAAAACAATCGGATATGGAAAGAGGAAAGACGAACGGGAAGATTTGAACCGTTTTTTAGAATCTGTTCGCAATTCCGATATTTCAATCGGTAAGGCAAAAAAGTCTCCTATTACGGGAAGCACTGTGGCTGTTCTTACAACACCTGTTATGGAGAAAGGCAAGAAGATCGGTATACTTTGTTTGGCTTTGTCTTTGGACTCCATATCTGATTTGTTAGTTGCCAACGCCCGGTTGGGGAAAGAAGGATATATTTCCATTGTGGAAAACGACGGTCGTGTCATCGCACATATAAATAAAAATCTGATTCTGAACCTGGATATCTCCAAACAAAGTTTCGGTGCCGGATTACTTTCCATGAGGGAAGGTGAAATTATGGATTTTGTTTTCGGAGGTCAAAAAAGATTCGCAACTTTAAAACGTTTGGAAAAGTGGAAACTATCCGTTGCGGCGATTCAGCCACTTCATGAGATTACAAATTCCTTAAACAAACTGGTTTTAGGAATTATTATCATCTCCTTGTTGACTGCAAGTGTTTCCGCCTATGTTCTCTATCGGGTTTTAAACAATCGATTAAGACCGTTGGAATCGGTAAGTAAGGTTTTTCGTACAATGTCGGAAGGTGATTTAAGATGCAATTTAAACTCATCTTATCAGGATGAAATCGGAATGATAAGCGGAGATATGAATTCTTTCATTCAGAATCTATCCAAGTCGATTAAAAACGTTCAACAGATTTCTTTGGATCTATCTTCTTCTGCAAATCAATTGACCACGTCGTCTCTTTCTTTTGCGACTGTCGCCCAATCGACCGCGGCATCTTCCGAAGAAATGTCTGCAACTACGGAAGAAATGAGTGCTGCGATGGATCAAATATCCGAAAAAGTAGAACGTCAGTATCGAAACATAAGGGAATTTCATTCAAAGATCAAATCACTTTCCCAAGGCAGTCGGCAAATCGGAAAGGAAATACAGAACACATTAAAAAAATCCAATATGATTTCAGAGAAAGTAAAAACAGGAGAAGAGTCTTTGAATTCAATGGGAACCGTGTTCGGAACTATTTTGAAATCTTCGGAACAGATGACCGGTATTATAAAAATAATCAACGAAATAGCGGATCAAACCCAACTTCTATCTTTGAATGCATCCATTGAGGCGGCAAGAGCAGGGGATGCGGGCAGAGGATTTGCGATCGTTGCCGATGAGATTTCCAAACTTTCTGAGAAAACAACATCGTCTATCAAATCCATTTCAGGAATCATCGGCGGGAACCGTTCGGGATTGTCCAATGGAATCGATGGAATTCAAATTACTTTGACAACTCTTCGTGAGATCATTCAAACCGTGGAGGAAGTGGCGGTCGTAATGGAAGAATTATTCCAGATCACAAAGACTCAGGATCACTTAAGTTCGGAAGTGGATTTGGAATCCGATCGGATCGGAGAAGAATCCGAGGCGGTAAAATTGGCGATCGAAGAGCAGAAACGTGCGGTTCGGGAAATCACGAATGTAATTTCCAAGCTGAACGATGAGACTTTGGGAACGGCAAGCAGTTCGGAAGAAGTATCCGCCACCTCAGTGAGTCTATCGAACAATGCGGAAATATTGAAAAGAATCACTGATAAATTTCAAGTCGCATAA
- a CDS encoding Crp/Fnr family transcriptional regulator — protein sequence MQDFPIFNQLKERVPSLNRNWKRYYGMLQELSVPAKTTLIRKGENNKTIYFIKKGCLRIWFEDKNKDVTIAFFFENRAIGSLHAYRGTQNNSQFSLESIEPTDVYVLSAENAEIIYRENEKLKEVLLDFALERFDTYMNLFLSRIRDSPEVRYRQLIKNQPDIVERIPQHYIASYLGITAVSLSRIRNRVWKDKK from the coding sequence ATGCAAGATTTTCCCATTTTCAACCAATTAAAGGAAAGAGTTCCCAGTTTGAATAGAAACTGGAAGAGATACTATGGAATGTTACAAGAGTTATCCGTTCCCGCAAAAACAACTTTGATTCGTAAAGGAGAAAATAATAAAACAATCTATTTCATCAAAAAGGGGTGCTTGCGTATTTGGTTCGAAGATAAAAACAAAGATGTTACGATTGCCTTCTTCTTTGAAAACCGAGCGATCGGTTCCTTACATGCTTACAGAGGTACACAAAATAATAGCCAGTTTAGTTTGGAAAGCATAGAGCCTACGGATGTGTATGTGTTAAGCGCTGAGAATGCGGAAATCATTTATCGTGAAAATGAAAAACTAAAGGAAGTTTTGCTGGACTTCGCACTCGAAAGATTTGATACGTATATGAATTTATTTTTGTCCCGGATCAGGGATAGTCCCGAAGTTCGTTATAGACAGTTGATTAAAAACCAACCGGATATCGTAGAACGCATTCCGCAACATTACATCGCGTCTTATTTGGGAATCACCGCCGTTTCTTTAAGTCGAATACGAAACAGAGTTTGGAAAGATAAAAAATAA
- a CDS encoding PAS domain-containing protein: MNISNSDHFSIQTSKNKDEFFWIKDFPSNRLLYVSSAFERIWRRQTKTILENQYSWLDIVHPEDRKIAIQVFQLAPDDPEWIDPFRIIFSDGTTKWIRCRAFKIIGEDGNVSKIIGFAKDVTRKVCGKIENQSSSLQGTESFGSELCSAI, translated from the coding sequence ATGAATATTTCAAACTCAGATCATTTTTCAATACAAACATCCAAAAATAAGGATGAGTTTTTTTGGATTAAGGATTTTCCGTCGAACCGGCTTCTCTACGTGAGCTCCGCATTTGAAAGAATCTGGCGGAGGCAGACAAAGACAATACTTGAGAACCAGTATTCGTGGTTGGATATTGTGCATCCGGAAGACCGTAAAATTGCGATCCAAGTATTTCAGCTTGCTCCCGATGATCCCGAATGGATCGATCCGTTTAGAATTATATTTTCTGACGGAACCACCAAATGGATTCGATGCCGCGCATTCAAAATCATAGGAGAAGATGGCAATGTAAGTAAGATCATCGGATTTGCCAAAGACGTTACCCGAAAAGTATGCGGCAAGATTGAAAACCAATCGTCGTCTTTGCAAGGAACGGAATCATTCGGATCAGAATTGTGTTCGGCGATTTGA
- the soxR gene encoding redox-sensitive transcriptional activator SoxR — MEEFLTIGQVSKRSGVASSALRFYEEKGLITSLRAGSGHRNYPRHVLRRIAFIVFAQKVGLSLDEIAEEVAKLPVDHTPSGQDWSKLSKTWTTRIEEKIMELERLKRGLSQCIGCGCLSLFHCKLANPGDRLGRFGPGPSRWMGKKR; from the coding sequence ATGGAAGAGTTTCTTACAATCGGACAAGTCTCCAAACGAAGCGGGGTAGCCTCATCTGCTCTCAGGTTTTACGAAGAAAAGGGTCTCATCACTTCCCTTCGAGCCGGTTCCGGTCATAGAAATTACCCGAGGCATGTACTTCGCCGTATCGCATTTATCGTATTCGCACAAAAAGTCGGTCTATCCCTGGATGAAATCGCCGAAGAAGTTGCCAAACTGCCGGTTGATCATACTCCCAGCGGGCAGGACTGGTCCAAATTATCCAAAACATGGACGACCAGAATCGAGGAAAAAATCATGGAATTGGAAAGACTCAAACGAGGACTTTCCCAATGCATCGGATGCGGTTGCCTTTCTTTATTCCATTGCAAACTCGCAAACCCCGGAGATCGTTTGGGACGTTTTGGACCCGGCCCCTCACGTTGGATGGGGAAAAAAAGATAG
- a CDS encoding NADPH-dependent FMN reductase — MLLKYVNTDSPLRLGVILENAGDLGETALRCFMNKADSDHRFKIDLIDLHDFSFLSRQGESTLEKSALAHRIFSSDAFVVIAPEPSCGYPELLKLAIDSIRDEWNSKPMGFISYGGDLGESRVVEELRILFAELRVATIRDSVSFSFSDMQIPDRMDETLSESAVISLLNELDWWGNSFRNARMGIPYPVLKY, encoded by the coding sequence ATGCTATTGAAATATGTGAATACCGACTCCCCCCTCAGGTTGGGGGTGATTCTAGAGAACGCAGGAGATCTCGGGGAGACAGCTCTTCGTTGTTTCATGAATAAAGCTGATTCGGATCACCGTTTTAAAATCGATCTGATTGACTTACATGATTTTTCATTTCTTTCCCGGCAGGGAGAATCGACATTGGAAAAGTCCGCACTGGCTCATCGGATTTTTTCTTCCGATGCGTTTGTGGTAATTGCACCTGAACCTAGCTGCGGTTATCCGGAATTGTTGAAACTTGCAATTGATTCCATCCGGGATGAGTGGAATTCCAAGCCGATGGGATTTATTTCTTACGGCGGCGATTTGGGGGAGAGTCGGGTGGTGGAAGAACTTCGCATTTTATTTGCGGAGTTACGGGTTGCAACAATTAGAGATTCCGTTAGTTTTTCTTTTTCCGACATGCAAATTCCCGATCGGATGGATGAAACTCTATCGGAAAGTGCCGTTATATCGCTGTTAAACGAATTGGACTGGTGGGGGAATTCGTTTCGAAATGCCCGTATGGGCATTCCTTATCCGGTTCTTAAGTATTGA
- a CDS encoding MFS transporter encodes MKTKFTKYQVFVISLLAFIQFTVVLDFMILSPLGVQVLEQLNISTTQFGLVVSAYAFSAGASGILAAGFADRFDRKKLLLFFYSGFVLGTVFCGIAPTYVSLLVARIITGIFGGVIASISFAIIADLFPLEMRGRVMGFVMTAFAASQVFGLPLGIYISNLWGWQAPFIMIAGVSASVGLVALSYLKPLTSHLEGEGEKRALKHLLNTVRNPSYLPGFLATTLLATGGFMLMPFGSAFTVHNMGISLEKLPLIYMITGIVSIFAGPLIGKLSDSIGKYPVFVIASLAATCIIIYYTRMGISPIWFVITINCLLFVSITGRMISANALTSAVPEIKDRGAYMAISSSLQQLSGGIAAASAGLIVVQTPSGYLEGYANLGYVVAFAIMITVIIMSRVNLLVNQKKVVKPVEVQLEI; translated from the coding sequence ATGAAAACAAAATTTACAAAATACCAGGTCTTCGTCATTTCCCTGTTGGCTTTTATTCAATTTACGGTTGTTCTGGATTTTATGATCTTGTCACCATTAGGTGTCCAAGTTCTGGAACAACTTAATATTTCCACTACGCAATTCGGGCTGGTAGTATCCGCTTATGCGTTCAGTGCCGGTGCATCAGGAATTCTTGCTGCGGGATTTGCCGACCGGTTTGATAGGAAAAAGTTACTTTTATTCTTTTACTCGGGGTTTGTCTTAGGAACCGTATTCTGTGGAATCGCACCTACTTATGTTTCCTTACTTGTTGCCCGTATCATCACAGGCATTTTCGGTGGTGTAATCGCATCGATTAGTTTTGCTATCATTGCCGATCTTTTTCCTCTGGAGATGAGGGGAAGGGTTATGGGTTTTGTAATGACTGCATTTGCGGCGAGCCAAGTATTCGGACTTCCTTTGGGAATATACATTTCGAATCTATGGGGCTGGCAGGCTCCTTTTATCATGATTGCAGGAGTGAGTGCGAGTGTTGGTCTAGTGGCATTATCCTATTTAAAACCTCTCACTTCCCATTTGGAAGGAGAGGGCGAAAAACGAGCGTTAAAGCATTTGTTGAATACCGTTCGTAACCCGAGTTACCTACCCGGATTTTTAGCGACAACTTTGCTTGCGACAGGAGGGTTTATGCTGATGCCTTTCGGGAGCGCGTTTACAGTTCATAATATGGGAATCTCTCTGGAAAAACTCCCGCTGATCTACATGATCACAGGGATAGTTTCGATTTTCGCAGGACCTTTGATCGGTAAATTGAGCGATTCGATCGGAAAATATCCTGTGTTTGTAATCGCATCCCTTGCGGCAACTTGCATCATTATCTATTACACCAGAATGGGAATCAGCCCTATATGGTTTGTAATCACAATCAATTGTCTTCTGTTCGTGTCAATTACAGGTAGAATGATTTCTGCTAACGCATTGACTTCGGCCGTTCCGGAAATCAAAGACCGGGGAGCTTATATGGCAATCAGTTCTTCATTACAACAGTTGTCAGGTGGAATTGCGGCTGCCTCAGCGGGACTCATCGTAGTACAAACTCCCAGCGGTTATCTGGAAGGTTATGCAAACCTGGGATATGTCGTTGCATTCGCAATCATGATAACCGTTATCATCATGAGCCGTGTGAATCTTTTGGTGAATCAAAAGAAGGTGGTTAAACCCGTAGAAGTCCAATTGGAGATTTAA
- a CDS encoding methyl-accepting chemotaxis protein, which produces MFNNLKVGIRLGLGFGVIISFLFILSGISVFRLSQVNEATKLIVEDRYPKTILVNDINKRTIDNGRLIRNILLVDSEVENEKYYKKIGVNRDKINESLATLEKRVITEKGKKLLKEVIKNHTTLDERYITLYQLLKTDKKKSLNFLFTEFLPVNNAFGTSLDNQAIFQGELMDASSKEANDIYSSTRTLALSLTLIAMILAILTAILITKSITKPLTEAVDAANKLQIGDLSAQIASTSKDEIGQLLQSMKAMISKFNQMVEGQRKVVAAANEGNFNKRVDLAGLQGFQKEIGEGLNQLVITTGESIEDVVRVMGAVSEGILTKSIDKAYLGSFAKLKDFTNNTVAKLFQVVNEVNHRADSIANAADQVNSAAQQISQSTVEQAAGVEETSASIAQITISISQNNENAKITDKIASKTSSTAKEGGEAVKAMILAMNDIVDKIGIIDSITDQTNLLALNAAIEAARTGELGRGFAVVASEVRNLAERSQVAAQEIGEVAKNSVLLAERAGIYLDEIVPNVKKTSDLVQEISASSEEQSTGVKQINSAVIQLSQTTQANASSSEELASTAEEMTGQAIQLQKTMAFFKI; this is translated from the coding sequence TTGTTTAATAATTTAAAAGTCGGTATTCGTCTGGGATTGGGGTTCGGAGTTATTATTTCCTTTTTGTTCATTCTATCGGGAATCAGTGTATTCCGACTAAGTCAGGTTAACGAAGCTACCAAACTGATCGTGGAAGATCGGTATCCAAAGACTATATTGGTCAATGATATAAACAAACGCACGATAGATAACGGTAGGCTGATCAGAAATATACTACTGGTGGATAGTGAAGTAGAGAATGAAAAATATTATAAAAAAATCGGAGTAAATCGTGACAAAATAAACGAGTCTCTCGCAACTCTGGAGAAAAGAGTTATTACGGAAAAAGGAAAAAAATTACTCAAAGAAGTTATAAAAAATCATACAACTTTGGATGAAAGATACATTACTCTATATCAATTATTGAAAACCGATAAAAAGAAAAGTCTCAATTTTTTATTCACGGAGTTCTTACCTGTGAACAATGCTTTCGGAACATCTCTCGACAATCAGGCAATATTTCAAGGAGAGTTGATGGATGCATCCTCTAAAGAAGCAAATGACATATACTCCTCTACCCGCACACTTGCACTCTCATTGACTTTAATTGCAATGATTTTGGCTATCTTAACCGCTATTTTGATCACAAAAAGTATCACCAAACCTCTGACAGAAGCAGTCGACGCAGCAAACAAACTGCAAATAGGAGATTTATCCGCTCAAATTGCATCCACATCCAAAGATGAAATCGGGCAATTACTGCAAAGTATGAAGGCGATGATTTCCAAATTCAATCAAATGGTGGAAGGACAAAGAAAGGTAGTGGCTGCCGCAAACGAAGGGAATTTTAATAAGAGAGTCGATCTGGCGGGACTACAAGGTTTTCAAAAAGAAATCGGAGAAGGATTGAATCAATTGGTAATTACTACGGGAGAAAGCATTGAAGACGTAGTCCGGGTAATGGGAGCCGTCTCCGAAGGGATTCTCACTAAGTCGATTGATAAAGCATATCTAGGCAGTTTTGCGAAACTGAAAGATTTTACGAATAATACAGTGGCAAAGTTATTCCAGGTTGTAAATGAGGTGAATCATCGAGCCGATTCCATAGCGAATGCCGCAGACCAAGTCAATTCTGCAGCACAACAAATTTCACAATCTACCGTTGAACAGGCAGCAGGCGTTGAAGAAACAAGTGCATCAATCGCACAAATAACCATTTCCATTTCACAAAACAATGAAAATGCGAAAATCACGGATAAGATCGCTTCTAAAACCTCCTCCACCGCCAAAGAAGGAGGAGAAGCCGTCAAAGCAATGATTTTGGCTATGAATGATATCGTTGATAAAATCGGAATCATTGATTCCATTACGGATCAAACAAACCTGCTTGCTCTGAACGCAGCCATTGAAGCCGCTCGTACGGGAGAATTAGGAAGAGGATTTGCTGTTGTTGCTTCGGAAGTCAGAAATTTGGCGGAACGCAGTCAAGTGGCGGCACAAGAAATCGGTGAAGTTGCAAAAAATAGCGTTTTACTTGCGGAGAGAGCCGGCATCTACCTGGATGAAATCGTTCCCAATGTCAAAAAAACTTCCGATTTGGTTCAGGAAATATCAGCATCTTCGGAAGAACAATCCACAGGTGTGAAACAAATCAATTCCGCCGTGATCCAATTGAGTCAAACGACCCAGGCCAATGCTTCCTCTTCGGAAGAATTGGCATCTACTGCTGAGGAGATGACCGGTCAGGCAATTCAGTTACAAAAGACGATGGCCTTTTTCAAAATATAA
- a CDS encoding FG-GAP-like repeat-containing protein, which produces MLFYWKLHRSLLRISILSILTGLLIHCWANPIIRPSAECLVEINNSLCPKDNPYALGALLLFSGQGSLGAVTISNLSERSVVHTGFLVGKAASDVKLIIISLDGVATSIVGVNSGTWKYQFPTSAVTGSYWKKGTKHIVSLQGINGFGQTGPITTIQVKKGTNLDTNGDGYPDLLVTASPGNAVQGYGFVYLTNPETGIPSSLPDSTVTDGLPSGTFFGDWGGAGDFNGDGYADMIVGSQAINGAVGRVYIFHSSGANGILSRNLNSGGVASTVLDGVTGGGRLGSFVMGGDINNDGYDDAVLSSPWNDETFLFYSQGASGIATQNTNTANRSYVPGANDNFGSQSAVGDINGDGYADLVVSATTYNSGQGRAYIYLSNAGVLPPSPQEYLLGPTSPSPGCTFTGGCAFGGTIVLSDLNGDSCADLIASGSAFNTNQGIVFIHHSDCSSSTPFSSTPNTILVGPSNSTCTPNTCSFGNILSVGDTNGDGFPDLLVGTIFGSSGKGNVYLFLNTGSGGIASADLSSGGSSNAVLTGITTLTGFAQMLRLLDFNGDGFSDLLVSSPTANKIYYFKSNKDSGPGNQDLSSGGTSTSILSTSAGQSLGNSIAF; this is translated from the coding sequence ATGTTATTTTATTGGAAATTGCATCGTTCGTTATTGAGAATTTCCATTCTTTCCATACTTACAGGTTTATTGATTCATTGCTGGGCTAATCCGATTATACGGCCATCTGCTGAATGTTTAGTGGAAATAAATAACTCTCTTTGTCCGAAAGACAATCCGTATGCTCTCGGAGCACTTCTTTTGTTTTCCGGGCAAGGAAGTTTAGGTGCTGTTACCATTTCCAACTTATCCGAACGTTCGGTTGTTCACACCGGCTTTTTGGTTGGAAAAGCTGCTTCCGATGTTAAGCTCATTATCATTTCTTTGGATGGAGTTGCCACTTCCATCGTAGGAGTTAACTCGGGAACTTGGAAATATCAATTTCCTACCAGTGCAGTGACGGGTTCTTATTGGAAGAAGGGCACAAAACATATTGTTTCCCTTCAGGGAATCAATGGATTCGGACAAACCGGACCAATAACAACCATCCAAGTTAAAAAAGGAACCAATCTCGATACAAATGGGGATGGTTATCCCGACCTTTTGGTAACCGCTTCCCCGGGGAATGCGGTCCAAGGATACGGTTTTGTTTATTTGACAAATCCTGAAACGGGAATTCCTTCGAGCTTACCTGATTCCACAGTAACGGACGGATTGCCAAGCGGAACTTTCTTCGGGGATTGGGGTGGAGCAGGGGATTTCAATGGAGACGGTTATGCGGATATGATTGTAGGGAGCCAGGCTATCAATGGTGCCGTAGGAAGAGTTTATATATTCCATAGTTCGGGAGCAAACGGGATTTTAAGTCGAAATTTGAATTCCGGTGGTGTAGCCAGTACTGTGTTAGACGGTGTTACCGGTGGCGGAAGGTTGGGATCTTTTGTGATGGGAGGGGATATAAATAACGACGGTTATGATGATGCTGTACTTTCTTCCCCCTGGAACGATGAGACTTTTTTATTTTATAGCCAAGGGGCATCGGGAATTGCAACGCAAAATACGAATACTGCGAATCGTTCCTATGTACCTGGTGCAAATGATAATTTCGGGAGTCAGTCTGCGGTAGGAGATATCAATGGAGATGGATATGCCGATCTGGTCGTTTCCGCTACCACTTATAATAGCGGCCAAGGCAGGGCATATATCTATTTATCAAATGCGGGAGTTTTGCCACCTAGTCCGCAGGAATATTTACTCGGACCTACATCTCCTTCTCCCGGATGTACTTTCACAGGTGGATGTGCTTTTGGTGGAACAATCGTTCTTTCTGATTTGAACGGAGACAGTTGTGCTGATTTAATCGCGAGCGGATCCGCTTTTAATACAAACCAAGGGATTGTTTTCATTCATCATTCCGATTGCAGTTCTTCCACTCCTTTTTCATCTACGCCAAACACGATTTTGGTTGGACCTTCCAACTCCACTTGCACTCCCAATACCTGTAGTTTCGGAAATATACTGTCGGTGGGAGATACGAATGGAGACGGATTTCCGGATTTGTTAGTGGGTACAATTTTCGGATCTTCCGGAAAAGGGAATGTTTATTTGTTTCTAAACACAGGTTCCGGTGGGATTGCAAGTGCTGATCTGAGTTCCGGTGGAAGTAGTAATGCGGTGTTAACCGGTATTACTACGTTGACGGGTTTTGCGCAGATGTTGCGGCTTTTGGATTTCAATGGGGATGGTTTTTCCGACCTACTTGTTTCTTCTCCTACAGCAAACAAAATATATTATTTTAAAAGTAATAAAGATTCCGGCCCGGGCAATCAGGATTTGAGCTCGGGCGGAACTTCCACATCGATTCTTTCCACTTCTGCTGGCCAGTCCCTCGGCAATTCCATCGCATTTTAA